Proteins from a genomic interval of Trifolium pratense cultivar HEN17-A07 linkage group LG6, ARS_RC_1.1, whole genome shotgun sequence:
- the LOC123889546 gene encoding U-box domain-containing protein 44-like yields MASLEAISQIIDTVSEFVFASDNVLVKKGSFKELGDYLQRIAPILKQLRKEKVSDSETFNNAIEILNREIKDAKKLVQECSKKSKVYLLVNSRTVAKRLKHNTSEISRAIGLLPLATSGLSAGTIEEIERLRDNMQAAEFKAAVSEEEILDKIELGIQEKNFDRSYANDLLLLIADALGITKERSTLKKELEEFKSEIENEKDRAEAIQMDQIIALLERSDAASSTREKELKYFAKRDSLGTQPLEPLQSFFCPITRDVMDDPVETSSGQTFERSAIEKWFAEGNKTCPLSCITLDTSILRPNKTLKQSIEEWKDRNTVITIASMKEKIQSGDEVGVLHCLQTLQGLCEQKDQHREWVVLENYIPVLIQFLSEKNRDIRNHVLVILCMLVKDNEDAKERIAKVDNAIESIVHSLGRRLGERKLAVALLLELSKCDLLKEYIGKVQGCILLLVTMSSSEDSQAARDATELLEKLSCYDQNVIQMAKANHFKHLLQRLSTGPDDVKMIMVKMLAEMESTDHNKEILFDSGILAPLLHLVSHNDVQMKLVALKALQNLSSLQKNGLEMIRQGAARLLFGILFQHSLPSSSLSEHVAPIIMQLAASTISQDTQTPVSLLESDEDVFNLFSLISYTVPDVRQYIIQTFYALCQSPSASDIKNKLRKCPSVLVLVKLFENESLNLRASAVKLFSCLVESSDEATILQHVNQKCVETLLQIPKSSSDEEEIVSAMGIIRYLPKIEQITQWLLDAGALPIICNYIQEGKDKDLRNSKLVENSVGALCRFTAPTKLEWQKRAAETGIITALVQLLESGTAPAKQLAALSLTQFSKSSQELSSPMPKRKGFWCFSAQTEAGCLVHGGVCTAESSFCLLEADAVGPLAKTLGESDFGVCETSLDALLTLIDGEKLQSGSKVLADKNVIPLIIRFLGSSSPGLQEKSLNALERIFRLLEFKQKYGASAQMPLVDLTQRGNGSVKSMAARILAHLNVLHDQSSYF; encoded by the exons ATGGCTTCTCTGGAAGCTATTTCTCAAATTATAGACACCGTTTCCGAGTTTGTATTTGCTTCAGACAATGTCCTTGTCAAGAAGGGTAGTTTTAAGGAACTTGGTGATTACTTGCAAAGAATTGCAcctattttaaaacaattgaGGAAAGAAAAGGTCAGTGATTCCGAGACATTCAACAACGCCATCGAGATTCTGAATCGTGAAATTAAAGATGCAAAGAAATTGGTTCAAGAATGTAGCAAGAAGAGCAAGGTGTATCTCCTGGTGAACAGCAGAACTGTTGCTAAGCGCTTAAAACACAACACTAGCGAGATCAGCAGGGCAATTGGTCTTCTTCCTCTGGCTACATCAGGCCTTTCTGCTGGAACGAttgaagaaattgaaaggttacGTGACAATATGCAAGCAGCTGAGTTTAAGGCAGCCGTATCAGAAGAAGAGATATTAGATAAAATCGAGTTAGGGATACAGGAAAAGAATTTTGACCGCTCCTATGCAAATGATTTGCTGCTTCTCATTGCAGATGCTCTTGGGATTACAAAAGAGCGGTCGACATTAAAGAAAGAGCTTGAAGAGtttaaaagtgaaattgaaaatgAGAAAGACCGGGCTGAGGCCATTCAAATGGATCAAATCATTGCTTTGTTGGAAAGGTCTGATGCAGCCTCGTCAACCAGGGAAAAGGAACTCAAATACTTTGCAAAACGAGATTCTCTGGGTACTCAACCCTTGGAGCCTTTACAGTCCTTTTTTTGTCCTATTACTCGGGATGTTATGGATGACCCTGTGGAAACTTCATCTGGGCAAACATTTGAGAGAAGTGCAATTGAAAAGTGGTTTGCGGAAGGAAACAAAACATGTCCTCTATCTTGCATTACTTTAGACACGTCGATTTTGAGACCTAACAAAACCTTGAAACAATCAATAGAAGAATGGAAAGATAGGAATACAGTGATTACAATTGCTtcaatgaaagaaaaaatccaATCTGGGGATGAAGTTGGAGTATTGCATTGCCTGCAAACTCTTCAAGGTTTGTGTGAACAAAAGGACCAGCACAGAGAATGGGTGGTACTGGAGAATTATATACCAGTtcttatccaatttctttcCGAAAAAAACCGTGATATAAGGAATCACGTCCTTGTCATCCTTTGCATGCTGGTGAAGGATAATGAAGATGCCAAG GAAAGAATTGCAAAAGTAGACAATGCAATCGAGTCTATTGTCCATTCTCTTGGCCGTCGTTTGGGGGAAAGGAAGTTGGCTGTGGCATTACTACTGGAACTATCCAAATGTGATTTGTTAAAAGAATACATTGGAAAAGTTCAAGGTTGCATACTACTATTGGTGACTATGTCTAGCAGTGAGGACAGTCAAGCTGCCAGAGATGCAACAGAGTTGCTGGAGAAGCTTTCATGCTATGATCAGAATGTTATACAGATGGCAAAGGCAAATCATTTCAAGCATTTATTGCAGCGTCTCTCCACAG GACCAGATGATGTGAAGATGATTATGGTCAAAATGTTAGCAGAAATGGAGTCAACAGACCACAATAAGGAGATCTTGTTTGACAGCGGTATTCTGGCTCCTCTTCTTCACTTGGTCTCGCATAATGATGTTCAGATGAAATTGGTTGCCCTTAAAGCTCTACAGAATCTATCTAGTTTACAGAAAAATGGACTAGAAATGATTCGACAAGGTGCAGCACGCCTATTATTTGGCATTCTTTTCCAGCACAGCCTTCCTTCCTCAAGTTTGTCAGAACATGTAGCTCCCATAATTATGCAACTTGCTGCATCTACCATCTCTCAGGATACACAGACACCAGTTTCATTGTTAGAATCCGATGAAGATGTTTTTAACCTTTTCTCTCTAATTAGCTACACAGTGCCTGATGTGCGACAATATATTATCCAGACTTTTTATGCCCTCTGTCAGTCGCCGTCAGCTTCAGATATCAAAAACAAGCTAAGAAAG TGCCCATCGGTTCTTGTATTGGTCAAGTTGTTTGAGAATGAAAGCCTAAATCTTCGAGCAAGTGCTGTGAAGCTGTTTTCTTGCCTGGTTGAAAGCAGTGATGAGGCCACCATACTGCAGCATGTGAATCAGAAGTGTGTTGAGACTTTACTCCAGATCCCGAAATCTTCATCTGATGAAGAAGAAATTGTTTCTGCTATGGGAATAATACGTTATCTTCCAAAAATTGAACAGATCACTCAGTGGCTTTTGGATGCCGGGGCGTTGCCAATCATTTGTAATTATATCCAAGAAGGGAAGGACAAAGATCTCCGAAATAGTAAGCTGGTAGAGAATTCTGTTGGTGCCTTATGTCGTTTTACAGCTCCAACAAAATTGGAATGGCAAAAGCGTGCTGCCGAAACTGGGATTATAACTGCTTTAGTACAATTGCTTGAAAGTGGAACTGCTCCAGCAAAACAGCTAGCAGCACTGTCCCTAACTCAATTTTCTAAAAGCTCACAAGAACTAAGCAGTCCAATGCCAAAGCGCAAGGGATTTTGGTGCTTCTCAGCCCAAACAGAAGCCGGATGCTTAGTTCATGGTGGTGTATGCACCGCAGAATCATCATTTTGCCTTTTGGAGGCTGATGCAGTAGGACCACTAGCAAAAACTCTCGGGGAATCTGATTTTGGGGTGTGTGAGACTTCCTTAGATGCTCTTCTAACTTTAATTGACGGGGAAAAGCTGCAGAGTGGTAGTAAAGTGCTTGCAGATAAAAATGTCATACCACTAATAATAAGATTTCTCGGCTCCTCTTCCCCCGGATTGCAGGAAAAGTCACTTAATGCTTTGGAAAGGATTTTCCGGTTATTGGAGTTCAAACAGAAATATGGAGCTTCAGCTCAAATGCCTCTGGTTGATTTAACTCAGCGGGGTAATGGCAGCGTTAAATCCATGGCAGCTCGAATATTGGCACATTTGAATGTGCTTCATGATCAATCTTCATATTTTTAA